Proteins from one Listeria weihenstephanensis genomic window:
- a CDS encoding ABC transporter substrate-binding protein: MKKFLFISIISLLLVLAACGPKDVNSSGNTSETTSKEKVSKEAAVLTITDMAGRTVDFAKKPERIITLTNSDLGIVYALGGSVVGRQTMDASGVEPSAALKATEVGNTHDLNLEKIASLTPDVIIASSEQNLKDVPALEGIGAQVVLTGANSIAEIKKQEAILGQLLGKDATKLQQEIDTKVAEIKQEQKGKAVRALLILGAPGSNYAALPNSLSGDILEKAGGVNVAKDFKGVENFPQYASLNIEKIVESDPEVIFLMIHGGDEKETEIAFQKEMKQNDAWNSTTAVKNNNIVVLPADLFGTNPGIRITKALDYMANELNQVSK; the protein is encoded by the coding sequence ATGAAAAAGTTTCTGTTTATAAGCATTATTTCACTACTTCTTGTTTTAGCGGCATGCGGTCCGAAAGATGTGAATTCTTCTGGGAACACTAGTGAAACAACTAGCAAGGAGAAGGTATCCAAGGAAGCTGCTGTTTTAACGATTACTGATATGGCTGGTCGAACGGTCGATTTTGCCAAAAAGCCAGAACGGATTATTACGCTTACCAATTCTGATTTAGGGATTGTTTATGCGCTCGGCGGTTCTGTTGTCGGTCGCCAAACGATGGATGCAAGTGGTGTTGAGCCAAGTGCCGCGCTAAAAGCTACAGAAGTCGGCAATACGCATGATTTGAATTTAGAAAAAATTGCATCGCTTACTCCGGATGTGATTATCGCAAGCTCCGAGCAGAATTTGAAAGATGTGCCAGCGCTTGAGGGCATCGGTGCGCAGGTCGTTTTGACTGGCGCCAATTCGATTGCGGAGATTAAGAAGCAGGAAGCCATTTTAGGACAATTACTTGGAAAAGATGCGACAAAATTACAACAAGAAATCGATACGAAAGTCGCTGAAATAAAGCAAGAACAAAAAGGAAAGGCAGTTCGCGCGCTACTCATACTAGGCGCACCAGGTAGTAATTACGCGGCATTACCGAATTCGCTCAGTGGGGATATCCTCGAAAAAGCGGGTGGAGTCAATGTTGCTAAGGATTTTAAAGGGGTCGAAAATTTCCCACAATATGCATCGCTGAATATTGAAAAAATCGTTGAATCAGATCCAGAGGTTATCTTTTTGATGATCCATGGTGGTGACGAAAAGGAAACCGAGATCGCGTTCCAAAAAGAAATGAAGCAAAATGATGCGTGGAATTCCACAACGGCTGTTAAAAACAATAACATCGTCGTGCTTCCCGCAGATCTTTTCGGGACCAACCCTGGTATCCGCATTACAAAAGCGCTGGATTATATGGCGAATGAACTGAATCAGGTTAGTAAATAA
- a CDS encoding FecCD family ABC transporter permease: MHDPRKKRRIITFIVTILLLVIVFFYGLTTGSVKVSYSEVWQTLMGHGDDLSTQLIWNLRLPRMFIAFLVGAALAIAGCLLQGVMRNPLADPGVIGVSAGGGLVAIILTIVLPSLSQFVPLGAFLGAFGTALLIYAVAWDKGVAPLRVILSGVAINAFIGAMTSGIMVLYSNRVQSIISWMTGTLSGKSWYHLNLILPYMIVGLLFSIFAIRSSNVLLLGDDAAKLLGYSVEKHRFFIIMLAAFLSGVAVSVAGLIGFVGLVVPHIFRLVIGNDYRYLLPMSAIGGALLVGFADTAARSWFGSIELPVGILLAMIGAPFFLFLLQRGRVAS; this comes from the coding sequence ATGCACGATCCACGCAAAAAAAGAAGAATTATCACATTTATCGTCACGATTCTTTTGCTTGTCATTGTCTTCTTTTACGGCTTGACAACGGGATCTGTGAAAGTTAGTTATTCGGAAGTTTGGCAAACGCTAATGGGGCACGGGGATGACCTTTCCACACAATTAATCTGGAATCTCCGTTTACCGCGAATGTTTATCGCGTTTCTAGTCGGCGCGGCACTTGCGATTGCAGGTTGTTTGCTTCAAGGCGTGATGCGAAATCCGCTTGCTGATCCTGGCGTAATCGGCGTTTCGGCTGGTGGTGGACTTGTCGCGATTATTTTGACGATCGTACTACCGTCCTTGAGCCAATTTGTACCACTCGGGGCATTTCTCGGGGCGTTCGGAACAGCGCTACTTATTTATGCGGTAGCGTGGGACAAAGGCGTAGCACCATTGCGCGTGATTTTATCAGGTGTTGCGATTAATGCTTTTATTGGTGCGATGACATCAGGAATCATGGTGCTTTACAGCAATCGCGTGCAGAGTATTATTTCATGGATGACTGGAACATTATCCGGGAAAAGTTGGTACCATCTCAATCTTATTTTACCGTACATGATCGTCGGTTTATTGTTCAGCATTTTTGCGATTCGTTCGTCGAATGTCTTATTGCTTGGCGATGATGCGGCGAAATTACTCGGATATTCCGTTGAGAAACATCGCTTTTTCATCATTATGTTAGCGGCATTCCTAAGCGGCGTCGCAGTCAGTGTTGCTGGCTTAATAGGCTTCGTAGGCCTCGTTGTTCCGCACATTTTCAGACTCGTGATCGGCAATGATTACCGCTACTTATTACCAATGTCAGCGATCGGTGGCGCCCTACTCGTCGGATTCGCAGACACGGCCGCGCGCAGCTGGTTCGGCTCGATCGAATTGCCAGTTGGAATCCTACTCGCAATGATTGGCGCACCGTTCTTCCTATTCCTATTACAACGAGGGAGGGTAGCCTCATGA
- a CDS encoding ABC transporter ATP-binding protein, whose protein sequence is MTAITSLKNVTFTRKRSFEMKNLELDIPEGKITTIIGPNGSGKSTILRLIMRLLAPNEGKIMLNGTDIDTISSKKLAREMTMLSQSPDGLIDVVVRDLISYGRMPYRSWLGTMEKEDELAVDWAMTVCNLEELAYRPLHTLSGGEKQRAWLAMALAQKTPILLLDEPTTYLDISHQLELLDLLKQLNRDFNMSIILVLHDLNQAAGYSDHVIVCEEGAIQKTGTPEEVFTKPLLRDIFKIEAEIHPTERGLRVLPIASTKFHS, encoded by the coding sequence ATGACCGCGATTACCTCTTTAAAAAACGTGACTTTCACTCGAAAACGTTCTTTTGAAATGAAAAATCTCGAACTCGATATTCCAGAAGGCAAAATTACGACGATTATCGGACCAAATGGCTCGGGAAAATCGACAATCTTACGGCTCATCATGCGTTTGTTGGCGCCAAATGAAGGCAAAATTATGTTGAATGGTACGGATATTGACACAATTAGTTCCAAAAAGTTAGCACGCGAAATGACGATGTTATCGCAGTCACCAGATGGACTCATCGATGTGGTTGTTCGAGATCTCATTAGTTATGGTCGCATGCCTTACCGTTCTTGGCTAGGCACGATGGAGAAAGAAGATGAACTCGCGGTAGATTGGGCGATGACGGTTTGTAACTTAGAAGAACTGGCTTATAGGCCGCTACACACGCTTTCTGGTGGTGAAAAACAACGGGCATGGCTGGCAATGGCTCTGGCTCAAAAAACACCAATTTTACTTCTTGACGAGCCCACAACGTACCTCGATATTTCGCATCAACTCGAATTACTCGATCTTTTGAAGCAGCTAAATCGCGATTTTAACATGTCGATCATTCTCGTGTTGCATGATTTAAACCAAGCAGCGGGCTATAGTGATCATGTTATCGTGTGTGAAGAAGGCGCAATTCAAAAGACTGGTACACCAGAAGAAGTTTTCACGAAACCGCTTTTGCGTGATATTTTCAAAATTGAAGCAGAGATCCATCCAACGGAGAGAGGATTGCGTGTTTTGCCAATCGCCTCAACGAAATTTCATTCATAA
- a CDS encoding FtsW/RodA/SpoVE family cell cycle protein produces MNKSRESSTKIDYSIILLVMCLCLIGIAAIYIASLTNNQYATDFLVRQLIWLVAGTIIIIIIVKYFDYDRLQQMAYYLYGGGLFLLLLVFAPVIGIERKGAQSWVGTEAINIQPSELMKSFLIVALAKLIWDHTKKTSIRTLKSDFHLFIKISLMTLAPITLIMLQSDLGTSLVLISIMVGMMFISGITWRLLLPIFGGIAAIGTTLILLVLKSPSTLTSLGFKKYQFNRITSWLEPEKDPLDTGMQLLKSMRAVGSGELRGSGIGYEAIEIPENHNDFIFTIIGGDFGFVGACVLIVLYFLLVYQIIRVALDVGIPFYSYICTGVVAMIFFHVLQNIGMTIGMLPITGIPLLFISYGGSAMLGSLMAIGLVLSARYNAPKAMDL; encoded by the coding sequence ATGAATAAGAGTAGAGAAAGTAGCACCAAAATAGATTATTCCATCATTTTATTGGTTATGTGCCTGTGTCTTATTGGCATCGCAGCAATCTACATCGCAAGCTTAACGAACAATCAATACGCAACGGATTTCCTTGTTAGGCAGCTTATTTGGCTTGTCGCGGGAACCATTATTATCATAATTATCGTGAAATATTTCGACTATGACAGACTGCAACAAATGGCATACTATCTTTATGGCGGCGGGCTTTTTTTATTGCTGCTCGTTTTTGCGCCTGTCATCGGTATCGAGCGAAAAGGGGCGCAGAGCTGGGTCGGGACGGAGGCTATCAACATCCAACCTTCCGAATTGATGAAGAGTTTCCTGATTGTCGCGCTTGCGAAGCTTATCTGGGATCACACGAAGAAAACATCCATCCGCACACTAAAAAGCGATTTTCACCTTTTTATAAAAATCAGTCTCATGACCTTAGCTCCGATCACGCTGATTATGCTACAATCGGACTTGGGAACTTCGCTCGTACTTATCTCGATTATGGTGGGAATGATGTTTATATCCGGCATTACGTGGCGCTTGCTACTGCCCATTTTTGGAGGTATTGCAGCGATTGGAACGACTTTAATTCTGCTCGTGCTAAAAAGTCCAAGTACCCTGACGTCGCTTGGATTTAAGAAATATCAGTTTAACCGGATTACATCTTGGTTGGAGCCCGAAAAAGATCCGCTAGATACAGGGATGCAACTTTTGAAGTCGATGCGGGCGGTTGGTTCTGGGGAATTACGAGGAAGTGGTATTGGATATGAAGCGATTGAAATACCGGAGAACCATAATGATTTTATTTTCACAATTATCGGCGGCGACTTCGGCTTTGTTGGTGCATGCGTCTTAATTGTGTTATACTTCTTATTAGTTTACCAAATTATTCGTGTCGCTTTGGATGTGGGAATACCTTTTTATTCCTATATTTGTACAGGCGTCGTAGCCATGATTTTCTTTCATGTGTTACAAAATATTGGCATGACGATCGGTATGTTGCCGATTACGGGGATTCCGCTATTATTTATTAGTTATGGCGGTAGTGCCATGTTGGGGAGTTTAATGGCGATTGGCCTTGTATTATCTGCACGTTACAATGCGCCAAAAGCAATGGATTTATAA
- the rodA gene encoding rod shape-determining protein RodA: protein MNSQNKISARIDYGIVLSLMLLCLISMISIYSAQLTNEQYNANFVMKQAVWFVVSGFAIFVIMQLDYERLTKWAYYFYGVGLLMLVFVLFFGKEVNGAKSWIIIPFLGSLQPSEVVKVILIIVLSKVIWDHNRKYSMHTVKYDFLLLVKMGVITIIPIGLIMLQPDLGTGLVFIAIMSGMILVSGITWKLIVPIYGSIIGVGAALLYLVLYHESWLVKLGFKSYQFERIHTWINPELDPQGGGYQVLRAMTAIGSGQISGNGAGYNAIAIPENHNDFIFTVIGGDFGFIGASILLAIYFLLIYQIIRVALDIGIPFYSYICTGVVMMIMFHVFENVGMNIGLLPITGIPLPFISYGGSALLGNMMAIGLVLGIRYNYQKSMFTVKEEKLAE, encoded by the coding sequence ATGAATTCGCAAAATAAAATATCCGCGAGAATTGATTATGGTATTGTATTATCCTTAATGTTGTTGTGTTTGATAAGTATGATCTCGATCTACAGCGCACAATTAACAAACGAGCAGTACAATGCAAACTTTGTCATGAAGCAAGCTGTTTGGTTTGTTGTTAGTGGCTTTGCTATTTTCGTTATTATGCAATTAGATTATGAACGATTAACCAAATGGGCGTACTATTTTTATGGTGTGGGCCTCTTGATGTTGGTTTTTGTATTGTTTTTTGGGAAGGAAGTAAACGGCGCGAAAAGTTGGATCATCATTCCGTTTTTAGGAAGCCTTCAACCATCGGAAGTCGTGAAAGTTATTTTAATCATTGTGCTTTCAAAAGTAATCTGGGATCATAATCGGAAATATTCGATGCACACAGTGAAATATGATTTTCTATTGCTCGTCAAAATGGGCGTCATCACCATTATTCCAATTGGTTTAATCATGCTACAGCCCGATTTGGGAACTGGATTGGTCTTCATTGCTATCATGTCTGGGATGATTTTGGTTTCAGGAATTACGTGGAAGCTGATTGTTCCAATTTACGGATCGATTATCGGAGTTGGAGCGGCACTTCTATATTTAGTGCTTTATCATGAGAGTTGGCTAGTTAAACTAGGTTTTAAATCGTATCAATTTGAGCGGATTCATACGTGGATTAATCCTGAATTGGACCCTCAAGGCGGGGGCTATCAAGTGCTTCGTGCGATGACAGCGATTGGCTCTGGGCAAATTAGCGGGAATGGCGCGGGTTACAATGCGATCGCGATACCTGAGAATCATAATGACTTTATCTTCACCGTTATTGGTGGCGATTTTGGATTTATTGGTGCGAGTATTTTATTGGCGATTTATTTCTTATTAATCTATCAAATTATTCGTGTCGCGCTTGATATTGGTATTCCATTCTATTCTTACATTTGTACAGGTGTTGTTATGATGATTATGTTCCACGTTTTTGAGAATGTGGGAATGAACATCGGACTGCTTCCAATCACGGGTATTCCATTGCCATTTATAAGTTATGGAGGAAGTGCGCTCCTGGGGAATATGATGGCGATTGGACTGGTTCTGGGAATCAGGTACAATTACCAGAAATCGATGTTTACGGTGAAGGAAGAAAAACTTGCCGAATAA
- a CDS encoding arsenate reductase family protein, with product MITFYWYPKCSTCKKAKHWLDENEVAYNQIDMIETPPKKEELEKLFANSDLGIRRFFNTSGIKYREMGLKDKVDQMTEDEAFTLLATDGKLIKRPIVTDGKKVTLGFKESEFVENWK from the coding sequence ATGATAACTTTTTACTGGTATCCGAAATGCTCGACATGCAAGAAAGCAAAACACTGGCTAGATGAGAATGAAGTGGCTTATAATCAAATAGACATGATTGAAACACCACCAAAGAAAGAAGAACTAGAAAAATTGTTTGCAAACAGTGACCTAGGAATTCGCCGTTTCTTTAATACGAGTGGCATTAAATATCGCGAAATGGGCTTAAAAGATAAAGTTGACCAAATGACGGAGGATGAAGCGTTTACATTACTCGCAACAGATGGTAAACTAATAAAGAGACCAATCGTTACAGACGGTAAAAAAGTGACACTTGGCTTCAAAGAAAGTGAATTTGTAGAAAACTGGAAGTAA
- the gcvH gene encoding glycine cleavage system protein GcvH, whose product MSLPKDLRYSEEHEWVKDDAGSFVIGITDFAQDQLGDIVFVELPEVGDTITQGDSIGSIESVKTVSDFYAPITGKVVAVNTELEDAPELLNSAPYDAGWLLKVEDTDAAQVAALLSAEDYEKTLD is encoded by the coding sequence ATGAGTTTACCAAAGGATTTACGTTATTCAGAAGAGCACGAATGGGTGAAAGATGACGCGGGAAGCTTCGTTATCGGGATTACTGATTTTGCGCAAGATCAATTAGGAGATATCGTTTTTGTGGAGTTACCAGAAGTTGGCGACACGATTACACAAGGCGATTCGATTGGAAGCATTGAATCTGTTAAAACGGTATCTGATTTTTACGCGCCAATCACGGGTAAAGTGGTTGCGGTTAACACGGAACTAGAGGATGCGCCAGAACTACTTAACTCGGCACCATATGACGCTGGGTGGTTACTAAAAGTAGAAGATACAGACGCGGCTCAAGTTGCAGCTTTACTTTCTGCAGAGGATTATGAAAAAACATTAGATTAA
- a CDS encoding thioredoxin family protein produces MNRSEGFDLVEVWNKQDLMAQIAEQEDFAIYFFTPMCLGCQQAMKLIDVASEAFPELTIGKMDLNYVPELAEKWAITNVPVLLRFEAGLKVATSYRLGNMIEVYDFLKE; encoded by the coding sequence TTGAATAGAAGTGAGGGATTTGATTTGGTAGAGGTTTGGAATAAGCAGGATTTGATGGCGCAAATCGCGGAACAAGAGGATTTTGCGATCTATTTTTTCACGCCGATGTGTCTGGGATGCCAGCAAGCGATGAAATTGATTGATGTGGCGAGCGAGGCATTCCCTGAGCTTACGATTGGTAAAATGGATTTGAATTATGTTCCTGAGCTGGCGGAGAAATGGGCAATTACGAATGTACCGGTGTTGCTTCGATTTGAGGCAGGTCTGAAGGTCGCGACGAGTTATCGACTTGGGAATATGATTGAGGTCTATGATTTTTTGAAGGAATGA
- a CDS encoding DUF6088 family protein, whose protein sequence is MAMREILLDEYGYNEPIVTTNISERSFGLKLDSLRRNMNRLVEKKEMVRFSEGVYYFPKWNEVLQQNTQISEQVVIERKYIQDKRKRYGYLAGLALANQLQLTTQVPMVLEIVTENNASKKRTVIVKNTELTLKKSRVPITFENYKILQVLDLLTDKIAYNEVSKEVMTRKLISYLGDISLSAEQVIEIISKYPSKTSKELIETGLYHALIQGQRDI, encoded by the coding sequence ATGGCGATGAGAGAAATTTTGTTGGATGAATATGGGTATAATGAGCCAATCGTGACGACAAATATTAGTGAGCGGAGTTTTGGCTTGAAGCTGGACAGTTTGCGCAGAAATATGAATCGATTAGTAGAGAAGAAGGAAATGGTGCGTTTTTCTGAGGGCGTGTATTATTTTCCGAAGTGGAATGAAGTGTTGCAGCAGAACACGCAAATTAGTGAGCAGGTCGTGATTGAAAGGAAATATATTCAGGATAAGAGGAAGCGCTATGGCTATTTAGCAGGACTTGCACTGGCGAATCAATTGCAGTTAACAACGCAGGTTCCGATGGTACTTGAAATTGTAACCGAGAATAATGCGAGTAAGAAAAGAACGGTGATTGTGAAAAATACGGAGCTGACGTTAAAGAAGTCACGCGTTCCGATTACATTTGAAAATTATAAAATTCTGCAAGTACTTGATTTATTAACAGATAAAATTGCATATAATGAGGTGTCAAAGGAGGTCATGACGCGTAAGCTTATTTCGTATTTGGGCGATATCTCTTTATCAGCGGAGCAAGTTATTGAAATTATCTCAAAATATCCCAGCAAAACATCAAAAGAATTAATTGAAACGGGGTTATATCATGCGCTTATACAAGGACAAAGAGACATTTGA
- a CDS encoding nucleotidyl transferase AbiEii/AbiGii toxin family protein, translating to MRLYKDKETFEQLIIATSAATSLSESIIEKDYYVSMILRELSQSLPNLVFKGGTSLSKAYQVIDRFSEDIDLTFMVRPKNTELKRSKECIVGTVEKLELKLANADRIMSRRRFNCYEVHFENLRPNNMLKEHLLIETFAHYVAYPVVEKRISNYIFEYVEGIGRLDLADLFSELTPFSMNVQSIERTCIDKLFAVMDHYIKGSHAGFSRHLYDLYKITQNIDLKSEAMRSLFLDVRTELAADLEQNPSASIEYPRQQEFLSLLELDFYKNDYETITSQLIHDNISYTTVKVYLIRLVRNRGFLEL from the coding sequence ATGCGCTTATACAAGGACAAAGAGACATTTGAACAACTCATCATCGCGACGAGTGCTGCGACATCTTTATCAGAATCTATTATTGAAAAAGACTATTACGTTTCTATGATATTGAGGGAGTTAAGCCAAAGTTTGCCGAATCTAGTTTTTAAGGGTGGAACATCTTTATCTAAAGCCTATCAGGTGATTGATCGATTTTCAGAGGATATTGATCTTACTTTTATGGTTCGGCCTAAGAATACAGAGTTGAAGCGTAGTAAGGAATGTATTGTGGGGACGGTAGAGAAGCTTGAATTAAAGCTTGCGAATGCAGATCGAATTATGTCGCGGAGACGTTTTAATTGTTATGAGGTACATTTTGAGAATTTGCGCCCGAATAATATGTTGAAGGAACATCTTTTAATTGAGACATTTGCACATTATGTGGCTTACCCTGTTGTGGAAAAAAGAATTTCTAATTATATATTTGAGTATGTAGAGGGGATAGGTCGATTGGATTTAGCAGATTTATTTTCTGAGTTAACACCGTTTTCAATGAATGTGCAATCTATCGAGCGAACGTGCATTGATAAGCTATTTGCGGTAATGGATCACTATATTAAAGGTAGTCACGCGGGTTTTTCAAGGCATTTATATGATTTATACAAAATTACGCAAAATATCGATTTGAAAAGTGAGGCTATGCGCTCGCTTTTTTTAGATGTGCGAACGGAACTAGCCGCTGATTTAGAGCAGAATCCATCGGCGTCTATAGAGTATCCACGTCAGCAAGAGTTCTTATCATTGCTAGAACTGGATTTTTATAAAAACGATTACGAAACAATCACATCGCAACTTATTCATGATAATATTTCTTACACGACAGTAAAAGTTTACCTAATAAGGTTAGTGAGAAATAGGGGTTTTTTAGAACTATGA
- a CDS encoding cation diffusion facilitator family transporter, with protein sequence MSNSNLTILSVISNFVIVILKFIVGFLTGSVAVISEAVHSSMDLFASVITFFSIRISNRPADDDHPYGHGKAENIAGTIETLLIFVAGIWIIYESMNKFFNPHEIRFPALGIAVMLFGAAVNIVVSRVIKKAADRENSVAMKSNALHLYTDVFTSLGIAFSLLLVHLTGWLWLDPVIAIVTAFYIMFEAWKLLKESFPPLMDKRLSPSEEEEIKRIIMTHQADFIEFHDFRSRRAGAQEYIDFHLVVANNQTIEQAHYLCDIIEKEIYDFYAKAQVLIHLEPEEERILTK encoded by the coding sequence ATGAGTAATTCTAATTTGACCATTCTTTCGGTAATCAGTAATTTCGTTATCGTTATTTTAAAATTTATTGTGGGATTTTTGACGGGGTCGGTGGCTGTTATTTCGGAGGCAGTGCATTCGTCGATGGATTTGTTTGCGTCGGTGATTACATTCTTCTCGATTCGGATTTCGAATCGGCCGGCTGATGATGATCATCCATATGGGCATGGGAAAGCAGAGAACATCGCTGGGACGATTGAAACGCTGCTTATTTTTGTGGCTGGGATTTGGATTATTTATGAGTCGATGAACAAGTTTTTCAATCCGCATGAGATTCGTTTTCCAGCGCTTGGGATTGCGGTGATGCTTTTTGGTGCTGCGGTGAATATTGTCGTTTCGAGAGTGATTAAGAAAGCGGCGGATCGGGAAAACTCGGTGGCGATGAAGTCGAACGCGCTGCATTTATATACGGATGTGTTCACATCGCTTGGGATTGCGTTTAGTTTGCTGCTTGTTCATTTGACGGGGTGGTTATGGCTTGATCCGGTGATTGCGATTGTGACGGCGTTTTATATTATGTTTGAGGCTTGGAAGTTGTTGAAGGAGTCATTTCCGCCACTTATGGATAAGCGTTTGTCGCCGAGTGAGGAAGAGGAGATTAAGCGGATTATTATGACGCATCAGGCGGATTTTATCGAGTTTCATGATTTTCGTTCGCGTCGTGCTGGTGCGCAGGAATATATCGATTTTCACTTGGTAGTTGCGAATAATCAGACGATCGAACAGGCGCATTATCTTTGTGATATCATCGAAAAAGAGATTTATGATTTCTATGCGAAGGCGCAGGTTTTGATTCATTTGGAGCCTGAGGAAGAGCGAATTTTGACGAAATAG
- a CDS encoding response regulator transcription factor, translated as MTSILIADDDKEIVDLVKLYLQNEGYTILNAYDGAEVWDIVQKEPLDLVVLDIMMPKMDGLEVCRLMRQEGITTPILMLSAKAEDNDKIMGLLTGADDYMVKPFNPLELSVRVKAILRRVQMMKQERSSELPGNQLVLGPIVIDRDLHTVMVNEKELRLTTSEFDILFLLANEPGRVFSSELIFERIWQEKALGASKTVMVHISNLRDKLKDAMDGENVIKTIWGVGYKIEV; from the coding sequence ATGACGTCCATTTTGATTGCAGATGATGATAAGGAAATTGTGGATTTAGTGAAATTATATCTCCAAAATGAAGGGTACACGATTTTGAATGCGTATGATGGTGCCGAGGTGTGGGATATTGTGCAGAAAGAGCCGCTTGATTTGGTTGTTTTAGATATTATGATGCCGAAAATGGATGGTTTGGAAGTGTGCCGATTGATGCGTCAAGAAGGTATTACGACGCCGATTCTGATGCTTAGTGCGAAGGCGGAGGATAACGATAAGATCATGGGGCTTTTGACGGGCGCGGATGATTATATGGTGAAGCCGTTCAATCCATTGGAGCTTTCTGTTCGCGTGAAGGCAATTTTAAGACGTGTGCAGATGATGAAACAGGAGCGAAGTAGTGAACTTCCTGGTAATCAGCTTGTTTTAGGACCGATTGTGATTGATCGTGACCTGCATACGGTGATGGTCAACGAAAAGGAATTGCGTTTAACGACGTCTGAATTTGATATTTTATTTTTACTTGCGAATGAGCCGGGTCGTGTTTTTAGTTCGGAGCTGATTTTCGAACGAATTTGGCAGGAAAAAGCGCTAGGCGCGAGTAAAACGGTGATGGTGCATATTAGTAATTTGCGAGATAAGTTAAAAGACGCGATGGACGGAGAAAATGTGATCAAAACCATTTGGGGAGTAGGTTATAAAATTGAAGTTTAA
- a CDS encoding sensor histidine kinase, with protein sequence MKLKFKQLLWRIWQQMHPLQIIIFALLSWAASFIALRSIGLWLVSVKNDSVVLTGTTTRFIDLFGYGRYDKLLNSPWLIMLKYLGIFAVALVFFIFFYWLYKQRLLRKQLRQINVAIAEDQPMEQESLIPEIVQLEESIEKMRAHQAELIEQEQEAQQAKNDLITNVSHDLRTPLTSILGYLSYIHEDRYRDEVELRHYTELVYGKARRLHKLIDDLFDYTRLESAEFQIKEDTLDMVELLRQLVSEYERSAAEKDIQIVEKYTVENLKVMGDGMQIMRLFENLFSNALRYGASGKKIEISAKKEAGMAIIEVSNYGAEIPASELPQLFDRFYKVDKNRTTTGTGLGLAIAKSIVERHGGNVFAASKKGKTTFTVELPLSNL encoded by the coding sequence ATAAAATTGAAGTTTAAGCAGTTATTATGGCGAATTTGGCAGCAGATGCATCCGCTACAAATCATCATTTTTGCGCTTTTATCATGGGCGGCGAGCTTTATTGCCCTGCGCAGTATTGGTTTGTGGCTCGTTTCTGTGAAGAATGATTCTGTTGTTTTAACAGGCACAACAACGCGATTTATTGACTTGTTTGGCTATGGTCGATATGATAAGTTACTGAATTCCCCGTGGCTGATTATGCTGAAATACTTGGGGATTTTTGCTGTGGCGTTAGTGTTTTTTATTTTCTTTTATTGGTTGTATAAGCAAAGATTATTAAGGAAACAGTTGCGGCAAATTAATGTGGCGATTGCGGAAGATCAGCCGATGGAGCAGGAAAGTTTGATTCCAGAGATTGTGCAGTTGGAGGAGAGCATCGAGAAAATGCGGGCGCATCAAGCGGAACTTATTGAGCAGGAACAAGAGGCGCAACAGGCTAAAAATGATTTGATTACGAATGTTTCGCACGATTTACGCACGCCGTTGACATCGATTCTAGGGTATTTGAGCTATATTCATGAGGATCGGTATCGCGATGAAGTGGAGTTGCGACATTATACGGAGCTGGTGTATGGCAAGGCGCGCCGGTTGCATAAGTTGATTGATGATTTGTTTGATTACACGAGGCTTGAGAGCGCGGAGTTCCAGATCAAAGAGGATACGCTTGATATGGTGGAATTATTGCGCCAGCTTGTTTCGGAATATGAGCGTTCGGCTGCCGAGAAAGATATCCAAATCGTAGAGAAGTATACGGTCGAAAACTTGAAGGTGATGGGCGATGGGATGCAGATTATGCGTCTTTTTGAGAACCTGTTTTCAAATGCGCTTCGTTACGGTGCAAGTGGTAAAAAAATTGAAATCAGCGCTAAAAAAGAAGCTGGGATGGCGATCATTGAAGTGTCTAACTATGGCGCCGAAATTCCCGCAAGTGAGCTACCGCAATTGTTTGATCGTTTTTATAAAGTAGATAAGAACCGAACGACGACGGGAACTGGTCTGGGTCTTGCTATTGCGAAATCGATCGTGGAACGTCACGGCGGTAATGTCTTCGCTGCGAGCAAAAAAGGTAAGACCACATTTACCGTGGAATTACCGCTGAGCAATCTTTAG